The Acidobacteriota bacterium DNA segment ACTCGGCACCATCTTTCGCCTGGATATTCGCAGTCGCGTGACCGTCATCGTTTCGGGTTACGACCTGGTCAATGAAATTTGCGATGAAAAACGTTTCGATAAAAGTATTCGCGGGGCGCTCGGTCTGGTGCGACGCTTCAGCGGTGACGGATTATTTACCGCCAAAACCTCGGAACCCAACTGGTCAAAAGCTCATAATATTCTGCTTCCCAATTTCAGCCATAAAGCCATGCAGAGTTATCACCCGATGATGCTCGATATTGCCGAACAACTGGTGTTGAAATGGGAACGCCTCAACCCCGAAGAAGAGATAGATGTGGTTCGCGATATGACCGGACTGACCGTAGATACCATTGGCTTGAGCGGTTTTAATTTCCGCTTCAATTCTTTCTATCACGATAAAGAGCATCCGTTTGTCTGTTCGATGGCGCAGGCACTGGGCATCACAATGGACGAGTTGCGCGATGTGCCAATGGAAAATCTCATGCGCAAGAGTCGCGACCGCCAGTTGCAAAACGATGTTCGCACCATGAATGAAACGGTTGACCACATCATCAAAGACCGCAAAGCAAGCGGCGAAGATTTAACTGCCAAAGCAGATTTATTGAGCTACATGCTCACCGGCGTTGACCGAAAAACCGGCGAACGATTAGACGACCTGAACATTCGTTATCAGGTCATCACCTTTTTAATTGCCGGACATGAAACCACCAGCGGCTTGTTATCGTTTGCGATTTACGCGCTGCTCAAGCATCCCGAAATATTAGAGAAAGCGTATGAAGAGGTTGACCGGGTGTTGGGCGGCAACCTTTCGCGAAAACCAACCTTCGCGGAGGTCAACGGGCTGCAATACATTTCACAAATTTTAAAAGAGACGCTCAGGTTATGGCCCACGGCTCCGGCGTTCTCGCTCTACCCTTACGAAGACACGGTGATTGGCGGCAAATACAAAGTTAAACACCGTCACACGCTTTCGGTGCTGCTTCCCATGCTGCATCGCGATAAAAGCATCTGGGGCGAAAATGCTGAACAATTCAACCCGGATAATTTCTCGCCTGAAAATGAAATGAAACGTCCAGCCAATGCTTATAAACCTTTCGGCAACGGGCAGCGCGCCTGCATCGGCAGACAGTTCGCCATGCAGGAAGCCACCCTCGTACTCGGAATGATTTTGCAACGCTTCAAATTGATTGACCACACCCGCTATCAGTTAAAAATTAAAGAGACCCTGACGATGAAACCCGACGGTTTCAAAATTAAAGCGCGGCACAGAACGCCCGAAGAACGCAAAATGGTTGAGCGTGATGCCATTGAAATCAGCAGAAGCGAAATAACATCGGAAACCGCTGTGCGACGCCAGCATGATACGCCGCTTCTCGTCCTCTTTGGTTCAAACATGGGAACCGCCGAAGAGCTTGCGCGGCAGATGGCGCAGGATGGCGAAGACAATGGTTTCGCCGTCAAGGTTGCGCCGCTTGATGATTATGTCGAACGTTTACCGAAAGAAGGTTTAGTAGTCATCACCTCCGCTTCATATAACGGTTTGCCGCCGGATAATGCCGCGCAATTTTGCGAATGGTTGAAAAATCCTGAGCTAAAAAATGATGCACTGGCGGGCGTCACCTATGTGGTATTCGGCTGTGGCAATCGCGATTGGGCATCCACCTTTCAGGCAATTCCGCGATTCATCGATGAACGATTATCGAGGCTCGGCGCCAGACGACTCATTGAACACGGCGAAGGCGATATGAAAGATGATTTCGACGGGCAATTCCGAAAATGGTATCAACCCGCCAGAGTTGCAGTCGCCAAAGAATTCAATATTGCGCCGATGACTGACGAAGGCGCAAAACAACTGTTCAGGCTTGAAGTCGTGCCTGCCGAACAGATGTCGCCGTTTGTCGATTCCTTCAACGCCTCGCCGATGACAGTGCTGGTTAATCGCGAATTGCATTGCAAGAACGGCGCGCAGGCTTCGGAACGTTCAACCCGCCACCTTGAATTACGATTGGCGGAATCGGTTTCTTATAAAGCAGGCGACCACCTCGGCGTCATTCCGCATAACAGCCGTCAGATTGTTGAACGTGTGGCATCGCGTTTCGGGTTTACCAAAGATGGGTTTATTCGTTTGCGGCGCAATACCAATCGCAAAACTTTTTTACCGGTCGACCAATCCATTTCGGTTTATCGTGTGTTGAGCGATTATGTTGAATTGCAGGAGGTCGCGACCCGCTCACAAATCAAACAGCTTGTCGAGTACAACGAGTGTCCGCCTGAAAAAATCAAACTCGCGGCGCTGATTGGCGATGACGAAGTGAGCGCCGCGAGGTATCGTGAAGACATTTTGCAAAAACGCAAATCCGTCATTGACCTGCTTGAAGCTTTTCCGGCTTGCAATTTGCCTTTTGAAATTTACCTTGAGATGTTATCGCCGCTCAGACCGCGATATTATTCGATTTCATCATCACCATTGGTGAATCCGACAGCCTGTAGCATAACGGTTGCAGTTATCGAAGGTGAAGCGCGTTCCGGGCAGGGAAAATTTTTCGGCGTTTGCTCCAATTATTTAAGCAATCAACATGAAGGCAACGTGATTTATGCCTTCGTCAAAGATACCCAATCGGCATTTCGTTTGCCGGTTGATCCAACCACACCGATTATCATGGTTGGTCCGGGAACCGGGTTTGCGCCATTTCGCGGTTTCCTGCAAGAGCGCGCGGCATTGAAGACACAAGGAATCGCCATCGGCGCATCACTGTTATTTTTTGGTTGTCGTCACCCGGAACAGGATTTTATTTACGCCGAGGAATTGCAGAGCTTTGTTGCAAGCGGCGTCACCAATTTATCAACCGCTTTTTCGCGCCTTGAGTCTCAGAAAAAATGTTATGTGCAGGATGAAATTTACCGGCAGCGCGATGAAGTCTGGGAACTGATTTCACGCGGCGCAGTGATTTACGTTTGCGGCGATGCAAGCCGCATGGCACCCGATGTGCAAAATACTTTCGCGGCAATTTATGCGGAAAAGACCGGTGAAAATCTGCAATCCGCCATTCGTTGGGTCGCTGAATTGACCAGTCAGAATCGCTATCTGGTTGATGTCTGGGCAGCCAGCTAAATCAAAAATCATTCCCTAAATTCCAGCGTTCGATTCTTCGGAAATTTTTATTTGACCTTTATATTACGAACGTAATACTATACCCCCCATGCGTTATGCCAAGGGACATCGCGAAGCGACTCGTAAAAAGATATTGGCGGCTGCCAGTCGAATGTTTCGCGAGCACGGCTATGATGGGGTTGGAGTCGATGCCATTATGGCAGAGGTCGGATTAACCGCCGGTGGGTTTTACAGTCACTTCGATTCCAAAGAAGCGCTGTTTGCCGAATCACTGGTCGCGGCATTTGACCAGCGCAGCCATCAACTGAAAACTCAGGTTCAGGTTGCCGATGATTCCAATATTTTAACTAACCTCATTTACGGCTACCTGAGTCGAACCCACAGAGATATGACCGGCGAAGGTTGTGTATTTCCTTCTTTAACCGCCGATGTTGTGCGGGGCAGCCAAACGACCCGCAAGCATTACGAAAAACGGTTAAAACAATTTCAATCGACAATAGGCAAATATCTGGCGAAATCCGACACCTTAACCAATGAAAAAGCGATTGCGATTCTGGTTCAGTTAATCGGCGGGGTCATGCTGGCTCGCGCCGTCGATGATGAAAAATTCTCTAACGACATTTTAAAAGCCTGTCGCCAGGCGGCATTAAATATCGCTAACGACGAACAAACTACGGTCAGGAAGTAATCGTTTGCTTATTCCGGTTTATCAAAACCGGCTGCTCTTTGCCAAATGCAATTAAAGGAATTGGGCGAATGGAGGAATTGTTCGCAAATGACTTTTACAACAGCGAAATCATGAGCTAGGTAAGCAATTCGCTTTCGTTCGTCCATCTATTTCACCCCTGAGAATTGAAGATTGTTTTAATCAATCTCCGCGGTCTTCTCTTCTCACCTGATTAAAAGGAGTCGTATGAATCCAACCTTAGAGAGCAATAGTTGGCATCCCACAGCCTGTATTTTATGCAGCCGCAACTGCGGACTCGAAGTGCAAATCAGCGGACGTGAAATCACCAAAATTCGCGGCGATAAAAACCATCCGGTTTCCGAAGGCTACCTCTGTCAAAAAGCCCAACGGTTAAATTATTACCAAAACCATGCAGACCGTCTGACTCATCCGTTACGACGACGACCTGACGGCACCTTTGAAGAAATCGGTTGGGATGAAGCCATCAGTGAAGTCGCCCTTAAACTCGTCGAGTTACGCGATACCTTCGGCGGTCATTCGCTGGCGTTTTTCGGTGGTGGCGGTCAGGGAAATCACCTCGGCGGTCCCTTTGCAAAATGTCTGCGTTCGGCGATGCGAACCCAGAATTATTACAACGCTTTGTCGCAGGAAAAAACCGGGGGCTTTTGGGTCGATGGCAAACTTTACGGCAAACAGAACTGCCACCCTGCCGAAGATATCGAAAATGCCGAAGTGGTTGTCTTCATCGGCACCAACCCCTGGCAATCACATGGCATTCGCAATGCGCGCGAAGTTTTGCGGGAAATCCATAAAAACCCTGACAAAAAAATGATTGTCATTGACCCGCGCCAAACCGAAACTGCCAAACTTGCCGATATTCATCTGCAATTAAAACCCGGAACCGACGCCTTTTTGTTATTGGCGATGCTGTCGATCATTGTGCGTGAAAACCGTGAAGCTAAAGATTTCATCGCAGAGCGCACAACCGGATTTGCAACGGTTCGCGAGGCACTCAACAACATTCCGGTAGAAGTTTATGCCGCACGCGCCGGAGTTAATCTCGAAGATGTTTATCGGGCTGCGCGACTGATAGCCGACGCCAAAAGCTGTTGCGTGCGCACTGACCTCGGCATTGAGCAAACCTTAAACAGCACCTTGAATGCTTATTCGCGCGCCCTGCTTTCACT contains these protein-coding regions:
- a CDS encoding TetR/AcrR family transcriptional regulator, yielding MRYAKGHREATRKKILAAASRMFREHGYDGVGVDAIMAEVGLTAGGFYSHFDSKEALFAESLVAAFDQRSHQLKTQVQVADDSNILTNLIYGYLSRTHRDMTGEGCVFPSLTADVVRGSQTTRKHYEKRLKQFQSTIGKYLAKSDTLTNEKAIAILVQLIGGVMLARAVDDEKFSNDILKACRQAALNIANDEQTTVRK
- a CDS encoding cytochrome P450 — translated: MATYERIPQPPKTFLLGNALALSASTPVQDLMKIARELGTIFRLDIRSRVTVIVSGYDLVNEICDEKRFDKSIRGALGLVRRFSGDGLFTAKTSEPNWSKAHNILLPNFSHKAMQSYHPMMLDIAEQLVLKWERLNPEEEIDVVRDMTGLTVDTIGLSGFNFRFNSFYHDKEHPFVCSMAQALGITMDELRDVPMENLMRKSRDRQLQNDVRTMNETVDHIIKDRKASGEDLTAKADLLSYMLTGVDRKTGERLDDLNIRYQVITFLIAGHETTSGLLSFAIYALLKHPEILEKAYEEVDRVLGGNLSRKPTFAEVNGLQYISQILKETLRLWPTAPAFSLYPYEDTVIGGKYKVKHRHTLSVLLPMLHRDKSIWGENAEQFNPDNFSPENEMKRPANAYKPFGNGQRACIGRQFAMQEATLVLGMILQRFKLIDHTRYQLKIKETLTMKPDGFKIKARHRTPEERKMVERDAIEISRSEITSETAVRRQHDTPLLVLFGSNMGTAEELARQMAQDGEDNGFAVKVAPLDDYVERLPKEGLVVITSASYNGLPPDNAAQFCEWLKNPELKNDALAGVTYVVFGCGNRDWASTFQAIPRFIDERLSRLGARRLIEHGEGDMKDDFDGQFRKWYQPARVAVAKEFNIAPMTDEGAKQLFRLEVVPAEQMSPFVDSFNASPMTVLVNRELHCKNGAQASERSTRHLELRLAESVSYKAGDHLGVIPHNSRQIVERVASRFGFTKDGFIRLRRNTNRKTFLPVDQSISVYRVLSDYVELQEVATRSQIKQLVEYNECPPEKIKLAALIGDDEVSAARYREDILQKRKSVIDLLEAFPACNLPFEIYLEMLSPLRPRYYSISSSPLVNPTACSITVAVIEGEARSGQGKFFGVCSNYLSNQHEGNVIYAFVKDTQSAFRLPVDPTTPIIMVGPGTGFAPFRGFLQERAALKTQGIAIGASLLFFGCRHPEQDFIYAEELQSFVASGVTNLSTAFSRLESQKKCYVQDEIYRQRDEVWELISRGAVIYVCGDASRMAPDVQNTFAAIYAEKTGENLQSAIRWVAELTSQNRYLVDVWAAS